A window of Salvia splendens isolate huo1 chromosome 8, SspV2, whole genome shotgun sequence genomic DNA:
TTAGCAAATGTAGAGATGTTAGTACACTTTTCTTAGCTTAGTAAGTTAAGATTTGGAGTACTAAAATTTCGATTACAATAGTCTTGATTTGTTCTAACTCTCCACATAAATTATTATATCATCATATTGGGTTTATAATATTCTATAAGTGGTCATTTGGTCTAGTGGTATGATTCTCACCTTTGGTGCGAGAGGTCCCCGAGTTTGATTCTGGGAATGCCCCTCAATTTTCTCCACTTTTTTCACACTACAATGTTTACCACCTTTGTTAATCTATAACTTGACCTTATGGTGTTATTTAATGTTTGAATCTCTTAtcattatacacaaaaaagtAGTATTATATCTAAATTGGAAAGCACTCCACTTTTTTTTTCACACTGCAATGTTTACCACCTTTGTTAATCTATAACTTGACCTTATGGTGTTATTTCATCTCTTATCAGTAGTATACACAAAAAAgtagtattatataaaaattggaaagcaaaattaaaatttaagggGCATTCCGAGAATTGAACTCGGGACCTCTCGCACCCTAAGCGAGAATCATACCACTAGACCAAATGCCCTTTAGGTCCTATTGtaagtttaataaatatatGTTTCCTTTAAAGAAGGGATTGTTACCGCTTTCCCCCCAAAACTTGCAGTGCACACTCTAAAGCACAATCATCTTCCCCGGTTTTTTGGCATTTCTAATTCCATCACTTCAAACTTTCCTCGACTGCTCATTTGCCACTCTCTGCTCCTCACTCTAACCCTAACTACTCTAAACCCACACACGTTCCACTGAATCATCGCTGCTATCCATTCCAAATCTTTGAGGTGAACCATTAATGTCCTTGTCGATTTTTAAatgtttctttttaatttttcatgcgATGATTACTAGTGCAATTCCTTTTTTCAGCCTTCACTGCGCTCCGATTTCCCGTTTGTTTGAGCATTTACTCCTtgctctttttttcttttttttttctgtaacTGTACATTTTATTCTTTCATTATTTCTAGTACGGTGACGGATACTCATCTTGGCAACGATGACAATAACGGCATAATCTAAAATCCAGATTAAGaatgattatatttttaaaaagtattgTTGAAATGTTGAAATTTATTTTGTGCACACGATTCAGTAAATTTTTCGTTGTCCATGACATCAACGGAAGGTGTTGCTAACTCTGTGTGTTTGAAAATAGGAAAAGGATAAGTTTTATGGTGGAATGTCATTGTACGAGAATACTCTCCCGTTGGAGGACACAGTCGCCCTCGACAGCCCCATTAGAGAATACGGGCTGCAGAGTATTGATATGAACACTCAGGTTTCGGATGGATGTGAATCAGCTCAACAATTGGGTGTTCAGATGAATGATTCCTTTGAGAAAGGCATAGTGCTTGATAGTGATGATGAAGGGGAGAATCGATATGAGGCTGGAAGTTCAGCGAATGAGTGCTGTGGTGCAACTGGAAGGCTTTCTGGCAGGGGTGGTGGTATAGTACTGCTGAGACGACAGCAGGCTCCAGCAGGTAAAATGCTGTTCACCTAGATATTAGAAATGAGGTGATGATTTGAAGCTACAGCATGTTCAGGAAGGAACTCAGCAATTAATTGTTGCACTAAAGAAGGCTTTACATGTTTTACTTGGAGATTCTTGCATTGGAAAAAATATTCTCTAACAAATGTTGTGTTTTTATGTGTCTCAAGCTCTGCTTGGAAGTGTAGTTGACAATTCAATTCGAATTTGCAGCATTCTCTTATGTTGGTTCTTTGATTTAACTTTGGTTCTCTCTTTGCCCCAGATTATTTCCGGAGGCTTAACAAGGTTAAGAAGCATGTGTTAGGTCGTCTTGATTCAGATATAAGTGGAAGGAGTGATGAAGAAACTGCTGCTGAGAGGATTGGTCCCGGTAATGATTATAGATTTCAAGAACATCATGTGGCTGTGGAGAGGGTCTTCGCCAGTTCATCAGAGCAAAAGCTAGTTCCAATGAAACCAGTAAATACAGAGGAAAAATTACTCAAGGTAACGTTGTCCCCAAAAGAGTCCAAGTACATGGATGTGGGGAAGGATACAAATTATGACAGTAAGCGCGCGGAGTTGAATGCATCTTCACAAGTTTCAGAGTCACGAGATAAGGCCCTGCGGTTTGTAGAAAACTACCTTTCAGTTTGTGATTTGGGCTCACAGAAACACATCCCAAGTAGAAAGACAGACATGATTAAATCACCTCCTTGTTTGAGAGTAAAAGGTGCTCAAAGCTTGGCTAGGAGACTAACTCTTGAATCAACTGCTAGCAAGTTAGCAACTTTTGACTGGGCTGATAAGCATATTGATGAGACTGAGTACGCCTCACCAAGACTGGGTGAGGATTCAGCCTTTGAATATATAGGCGACAAACCCGGTTCCATAACTGTTAATCAAGATTCTACCAATGTTAAGTTGCAAAATGAGATCTCCAATCTTCAGTCAGGAGAGAAGTTGCCTGAAAATATGTCAATTCCAAATAATTTAGATACAGTTTGGTTGAGCTCCCACGAGTCAGAAAAAGTAGGATCAAATCCTGGAATGTTCATTGCACCTGATTCCATGGAGTTGGATGAGCAGCTTGATGCTGAAATATCAAGGCAGAATGCGGAGAATGTGGATCAATTAAGGCTTACACCAGATGAGTTATGCATTGGTCTGGACACTCAAATGGCTGCTGAAGCTATGCAAGAATTAGTACATGCAAGTCCTCCAAGGGTTGATGCTTGTGTCACTCATCAAGGTTCGAACAACCCACTTTTGAACTCTTCTAATGTGTTAAATAATGAGAGTAAATCAAATGGGGCCAGTGTCAAAGTGGCTTTTGTAGATTGGATATGCAAAGAGAAACGCTCAAAAACtatgaaaaattcttttttccGCGACAGAACTTCATGTAGGGTGGCTGCAAAACGAGATAAGAACCAGCTGAAAACTGTTTCTCGACCTCGGGTACGCAAAAGTTTGACGACCAAGAAATTGATGGCTGAGGAGCTCTTCAATGACAGTACAAAAATGACAATAAATGGAAAAACTGCAGCACCTTCGAGAATCACTCTGCAGCAAGAGGAATATGGAATTGCTGAAAAATGTAGCTTTAAAGAGTTTCAGAAACTTAATCGTGCATGTAGCAGGCGTCCAAATGAGACTGCTGATGCTATCAAGTATGACCCCCCTGCGAAAGGAAAAAAGATAAGCAGTAGCTTTCGCAAAGGTTCACAAAAAAGAGATGTAAGTCGGACCTGCCTGAAGTCAAATTCTGGTTCATCTCTTGAAGTGGTTACAGGCACTGCAAAAGACAAAGAAAACTCTTATCCGGATGTGGCTAATACAACTCTCTCATGGTCAAACCCATGGGTCTATCCAAAGGGGAAAAGAACACGTGTGTTCACACCGCACCATACAGTTAGCTTAAGAAACCAAAGTTTTGCATTTTCCTCATCTGATATTAATCTGAAAAAGCTAGCTGTAGAGGAAACAGTAGGCAGGGTGGCAAAGCTTATAGTCCAGAAGAGGCGGCAGAAAGTGTCATTAGGGAGGGAACATGCAGGAAGTTCTATAAAGTTGGCTATTGATGTAAGTTCACCTGTTACTGATAGTGCAGTTCCAGGGAGAGAAGTAAAGATTCCTGTTGAATCTGATTCCAATAAACCAGTAAAGCATAATGAAACTGCAAATGATGCCTTAGTTCACATGAAAGTAGACTTATTGTCAAAGGGGCAATCAGCCAAAAGAAAACGATTATCATTGAGCCCTCTTTCAAGATCTCCCCTAATGAAAGAGCTTACGAGATTGGGTTACCCTGATTCAATGCCTGATTTTCTGCCAAAAGattcaagaagaagaagagctaCAGagaaagtttgtgttttgttcaGCCAGAACTTGGACACAAGCAAACTTAAGCAGCAGAAAAGGGTACTTTCTACTACACAATCAACAGTCAATTGTTTATATAACCTGGTATTGTTGTTGTTATGAGTTCCATATTTACTAATATATTCATTAATACAGATTGTAACACGATTGGGATTTTCAATCGCATCATGTTCCTCTGATGCAACACATTTTGTAGCTGATAGATTTGTACGGACAAGGAATATGTTGGAAGCCATTAGTCTTGGCAAACATGTGGTGACACATTTATGGCTTGAGAGCTGCGAACAAGCTGGCTATAATGTTGACGAAAAGAGTTACATCCTCAGAGATGAGAAAAAGGAGAAAGAATTTGGTTTCAACATGCCTGTTACACTCATGCGTGCCAGTAAGCAACCACTTTTGAAGGTGATGCATCAATTACATTTTGAAAGAAGCATTACAGTGAAAATGTGTGCTTTATGAATTTTCTTCCATTGATTTACAGGGCCGCAGAGTCTTGATCACCCCAAATGTGAAACCTGGTCTAGATGTTATAAACAGCTTGGTCAAGGCAGTTCAGGGAGAGGTAAGGGCTGTCACTACAAAATTCGTCAAGTTGCTATGTTACATCCCATAAGATGGGGCATTCTAAAATCAAACGAATTATATTTAGGTCATGAACTACACAACCTAAAATTATGGGTTAGAGTGGACCAGGCAGAATATTTCTATCGTTTCTGGTGACTCAAATCTAAAATCACAGTTTTATTAATGTTCCTCAGGTGGTCCAAAGAATACTGAAAGCCAAAAAGGATCAGCTGATTCACAATGATGTATTAATCCTCTCCTCTGTAGAAGATTATACAATTTGCTTACAATATCTCCACAAAGGTACCAATCCTGGCTAAGTctctttttaccattttggcTTATTTACCTTTTGATTGATGTACTTGTTCCTGGATGCTACAGCAATCACATAACATTGATCTTCAAATTTCGAAATGCAGGAGCTTCCATCTATGACTCAGAGCTTTTGCTGAATGGTATTGTAACCCAGGAACTGCAATATGAGAGGTCAGTAAAGTTAATACAGTAATATGTCCAAGAATTTGATACTCATTTTGTTTTATCAAGACATGCACTGACTTCAACTATCATGATTCAATGCATCTATAAGTTTCCATGTTGTTGTGTTGATTTTTGGTTTTCACATACTCCTTTCTTTGTACAGATATAGACTTTTCAAAGATCGGAAGGAGAATGGCCATTGATCTCTGTAATCATTAAGGGCAAATGGTGATCATGTATTATAGTAATATGTAAATGGCAATATATCCCAACTCATATGCCTGAATCCACAGGAGGATCTGATGTGTACCTCTTTTCATGCTTATTAATGGCTAGTTTTCAgtgttcaattttgtgattattaaaaaaaaattaactgactgaattattaattaagaattttttttctcaaaattttaggatttccctttttctttttagtttatacGGAGTGATATTTAGTTATGTTTTATGaggtgatctgcattttcccaGTGTTTACTAAGTAGAATAACATTCAATTTATACACTGATCAATTGTTGATGGTTATTGACTTATTTCTGTACAGAGGCCAAAATCTCAAAACGataccaatttttttattaaaatagaaatatattttTTGGCGAGGGGCCTTATTTCCTGCATTACAACGACCTGATATGGTCCACCCACATGTTCTActgctttattttattatcatttttcaaatatttaatcAAGGATATCACGCCTACTACATTATCAATTAATGTATTAATTGGCTTCAATTTGAACTTCTAAAATGATTACAAGTTTATATCAGTGATATGTACATGAGTTAATAATTGTATCCCAACATATATGaaatacaaattaatttatactactCCGAAGTAGGATAATTTAGAGAAAATTATTGTACATGAGtactatatataatttttttcgcTTGACAATTtattgtacatt
This region includes:
- the LOC121744021 gene encoding uncharacterized protein LOC121744021; the encoded protein is MSLYENTLPLEDTVALDSPIREYGLQSIDMNTQVSDGCESAQQLGVQMNDSFEKGIVLDSDDEGENRYEAGSSANECCGATGRLSGRGGGIVLLRRQQAPADYFRRLNKVKKHVLGRLDSDISGRSDEETAAERIGPGNDYRFQEHHVAVERVFASSSEQKLVPMKPVNTEEKLLKVTLSPKESKYMDVGKDTNYDSKRAELNASSQVSESRDKALRFVENYLSVCDLGSQKHIPSRKTDMIKSPPCLRVKGAQSLARRLTLESTASKLATFDWADKHIDETEYASPRLGEDSAFEYIGDKPGSITVNQDSTNVKLQNEISNLQSGEKLPENMSIPNNLDTVWLSSHESEKVGSNPGMFIAPDSMELDEQLDAEISRQNAENVDQLRLTPDELCIGLDTQMAAEAMQELVHASPPRVDACVTHQGSNNPLLNSSNVLNNESKSNGASVKVAFVDWICKEKRSKTMKNSFFRDRTSCRVAAKRDKNQLKTVSRPRVRKSLTTKKLMAEELFNDSTKMTINGKTAAPSRITLQQEEYGIAEKCSFKEFQKLNRACSRRPNETADAIKYDPPAKGKKISSSFRKGSQKRDVSRTCLKSNSGSSLEVVTGTAKDKENSYPDVANTTLSWSNPWVYPKGKRTRVFTPHHTVSLRNQSFAFSSSDINLKKLAVEETVGRVAKLIVQKRRQKVSLGREHAGSSIKLAIDVSSPVTDSAVPGREVKIPVESDSNKPVKHNETANDALVHMKVDLLSKGQSAKRKRLSLSPLSRSPLMKELTRLGYPDSMPDFLPKDSRRRRATEKVCVLFSQNLDTSKLKQQKRIVTRLGFSIASCSSDATHFVADRFVRTRNMLEAISLGKHVVTHLWLESCEQAGYNVDEKSYILRDEKKEKEFGFNMPVTLMRASKQPLLKGRRVLITPNVKPGLDVINSLVKAVQGEVVQRILKAKKDQLIHNDVLILSSVEDYTICLQYLHKGASIYDSELLLNGIVTQELQYERYRLFKDRKENGH